Sequence from the Equus przewalskii isolate Varuska chromosome 11, EquPr2, whole genome shotgun sequence genome:
CCATCTGGGTGAACAGCAGGTGCAGGCTGCTCTGGGCAGGGACCAGGCAGGGAAGGACGTGAGTCACCTCACCTGGCTCTCCCAGACCCCCTCCAGGTCCCTCTCACTGTGTCTTCTCCCCCAGTCTAGGGACCGGAAGATGGTGGGTGACATGACTGGGGCCCGGAGCTACGCGTCCACTGCCAGGAGCCTGAACATCGCTGCCCTGGTCTTGGGCGTGGTTCTGACCATCGTTGTCATCGCTGTTTATGCCAGTAccattggtttcattttcttccagattAAGAGTCAACAGAGAGGCTACTCCTAGCTATCCATGGCCCAAGCCCTTCCCCACCTCACACTGCTGGCCCAGCATCCTGGGCTGTTGGCCCTGACCCCTCACCCCACGCCTTTCCACAGCACCATGTACAGACATACCTGTCTACACCTGGATTCAATAAAGTTCACTGGCATGTGATGGTGCAGTGATGTCCCTGGGGGGGCCTGTGGAGAGTCCCCAGCTGCCCCTGAGACGGAgccacctcctccctgcccacctgctgTGCTTCTCTGGGGGGCGGGGTATGTCCTCAGGTTTTCTGGGTTTCTGGCCTCCTGCTGGGAGCCACGGGTACATCAGGCTCCTAGGACGGGGGTCCCTCCTTCCCCAATGTCTGCACCCTGATGCAAGAGCACACTGATGCAagtccccactcccacctgcccTCTCAGCTGACTGGGAGCAGCGGTGCTGTGTCAATGCGGGCACTCAGACCCTGTGGGAAGTCATGGGTTTTGTATCTGTGGGCGAGGCTGATGGAGCCGCAGCCCTCCCAGCCCACCCTGGGCGATCCAGCAGCTGCTGCATCCTGCTGTTGCCTCGTCCAGCCCACCAGGCTCTGTCCTGGTGTCCTTGCTCCTCtgcaggtgaggggtggggtCACCAGTGTCCTCAGGAGGGACAGGGGCCAGCTGGAGAAGTGAGGAGCAGCCATCCTCAGCGTTAAGCCCTTTCTCGTCCTGGCCAACTACCTGAACAAAACCGTGCCCTGACCAGGAGATCTGCTCCCTTACCTGGTTCCACGATGGCCCCTGGATGTGTGGGTACTTGGGGATGCCCCAGGGCAGACCTTGCCCACAACCAGCTGGACAGGTGCAGTGAGGGCTGGGGAGGCCACAGCCCCTCATCCTCCCTGTGCACCGGGACCCCAGCTGTGGATCCTCCACACCCCTCAGCCACATCCTgttatctgactccaaaagcagtACCCCAgttggggttggccccgtggccgagtggttgggttcgcgcgctccgctgcaggcggcccagtgtttcgttggttggaatcctgggcgcggacatgacactgctcatcaaaccacgctgaggcagcgtcccacatgccacaagtagaaggacccacaa
This genomic interval carries:
- the LOC139074420 gene encoding interferon-induced transmembrane protein 1-like encodes the protein MSGDEKGVVMMGAPQGSAPMTTTVINIHSEPPMRDHVIWSLFNTLFMNWCCLGFMAFAFSVKSRDRKMVGDMTGARSYASTARSLNIAALVLGVVLTIVVIAVYASTIGFIFFQIKSQQRGYS